Proteins encoded together in one Coffea arabica cultivar ET-39 chromosome 2c, Coffea Arabica ET-39 HiFi, whole genome shotgun sequence window:
- the LOC113726892 gene encoding uncharacterized protein isoform X2, translating to MAKLQLLGRNIGRIFTFGHLSSDLGVSSVRGRTALAPATARNFCTQLPPPPPPPLEKWRIRSLVKSIDKTRLSCIIAFFGSAFLFYIFMEDEIMDRRQMREGVRQKDGT from the exons ATGGCAAAGCTGCAGCTGCTGGG GCGCAATATTGGCAGAATCTTTACTTTCGGGCATCTGTCTTCTGATTTGGGAGTTTCGTCTGTGAGAGGAAGAACAGCACTGGCTCCGGCCACAGCCCGCAATTTTTGCACCCA GctgcctcctcctcctccaccacctCTGGAAAAATGGCGTATTCGCAGTCTGGTGAAGTCCATTG ATAAGACAAGACTGAGTTGCATAATTGCCTTTTTTGGATCAGCTTTCCTCTTCTACATCTTTATGGAGGATGA GATCATGGATAGGCGCCAGATGAGAGAGGGAGTCCGTCAGAAGGATGGCACTTGA
- the LOC113726892 gene encoding uncharacterized protein isoform X1: protein MAKLQLLGRNIGRIFTFGHLSSDLGVSSVRGRTALAPATARNFCTHRLPPPPPPPLEKWRIRSLVKSIDKTRLSCIIAFFGSAFLFYIFMEDEIMDRRQMREGVRQKDGT, encoded by the exons ATGGCAAAGCTGCAGCTGCTGGG GCGCAATATTGGCAGAATCTTTACTTTCGGGCATCTGTCTTCTGATTTGGGAGTTTCGTCTGTGAGAGGAAGAACAGCACTGGCTCCGGCCACAGCCCGCAATTTTTGCACCCA TAGGctgcctcctcctcctccaccacctCTGGAAAAATGGCGTATTCGCAGTCTGGTGAAGTCCATTG ATAAGACAAGACTGAGTTGCATAATTGCCTTTTTTGGATCAGCTTTCCTCTTCTACATCTTTATGGAGGATGA GATCATGGATAGGCGCCAGATGAGAGAGGGAGTCCGTCAGAAGGATGGCACTTGA
- the LOC113722775 gene encoding uncharacterized protein: protein MAMHLRRNLGKYFTPVGPFSAGFAGSSTARSGASARATALLPARRQFSSWSATHLKREFHELMAEFKELSFSDCLQLTIGTCVFACAVQRTLCDIKEFTKSACSRTGIANLKFSDKRDGGGTDCGGGRDGV from the exons ATGGCGATGCATCTTCG GCGGAATTTAGGCAAATATTTTACCCCCGTTGGCCCTTTCTCAGCGGGTTTTGCGGGGTCTTCAACCGCGAGGAGCGGTGCAAGTGCAAGAGCAACGGCTTTACTGCCTGCCCGCCGCCAGTTCTCATCCTG GTCTGCTACACATCTTAAAAGAGAATTTCACGAGCTTATGGCTGAATTCAAGGAATTATCATTCA GTGACTGTTTACAGCTGACTATAGGGACTTGTGTTTTCGCTTGTGCGGTTCAAAG AACTCTGTGTGATATCAAGGAGTTTACAAAGTCAGCTTGCTCGAG GACTGGCATTGCAAACTTGAAGTTCAGCGACAAGAG GGATGGCGGCGGCACCGATTGTGGCGGTGGCAGGGATGGTGTTTGA